Proteins from a single region of Gordonia hongkongensis:
- a CDS encoding inositol monophosphatase family protein has protein sequence MEGVDQTIPVDELAAVAGAVAREAAAHVRRRRPELFGATPGHGEPPQPAAVDSTVRPVSTKSTVQPVSTKSTVQPVSTKSTETDPVTLADTETERLIRSLLREARPDDEVLGEEDGGSRAVPTGVRWVVDPIDGTVNFMYGVPAYAVSIAAQVDGQSVAGVVVDVARDVTYGATLGGGAWAADSAGVRRPLRCNPVDRAELALVATGFGYDAARRRQQGRIVAELLPRVRDVRRIGAAALDLCMVAAGAVDAHYEHGLSPWDWAAGGLIAAEAGAVVQTPPPDSRADEGHITVAVAPGVADEFLALLDEFDARSPLT, from the coding sequence ATGGAGGGCGTGGATCAGACAATTCCGGTGGACGAGCTCGCCGCGGTCGCCGGCGCCGTGGCCCGGGAGGCCGCCGCGCACGTACGTCGCCGCCGGCCCGAATTGTTCGGTGCGACACCGGGACACGGCGAGCCGCCGCAGCCCGCCGCGGTGGATTCCACCGTCCGGCCCGTCTCGACGAAGTCGACGGTGCAGCCCGTGTCGACGAAGTCGACAGTGCAGCCTGTGTCGACGAAGTCGACGGAAACCGATCCGGTCACCCTCGCCGACACCGAGACCGAACGCCTGATCCGCTCGCTGCTGCGTGAGGCGCGCCCCGACGACGAGGTGCTGGGCGAGGAGGACGGCGGGAGCCGGGCGGTGCCTACCGGTGTCCGATGGGTGGTCGATCCGATCGACGGGACCGTCAACTTCATGTACGGCGTGCCGGCCTATGCGGTGTCCATCGCGGCCCAGGTCGACGGACAGTCGGTCGCCGGGGTCGTCGTCGACGTCGCCCGCGACGTCACGTACGGCGCGACCCTCGGCGGGGGAGCGTGGGCGGCGGACTCCGCCGGGGTACGCCGGCCGCTCCGCTGCAATCCGGTCGACAGGGCCGAACTCGCGCTCGTCGCAACGGGCTTCGGGTACGACGCGGCGCGCCGCCGGCAGCAGGGACGCATCGTCGCCGAACTGCTCCCACGTGTCCGCGACGTCCGACGCATCGGCGCCGCGGCCCTCGACCTCTGCATGGTCGCGGCCGGCGCGGTCGACGCCCACTACGAACACGGTCTGAGCCCGTGGGACTGGGCCGCCGGCGGACTGATCGCCGCCGAGGCCGGCGCCGTCGTCCAGACTCCGCCACCGGATTCGCGGGCCGACGAGGGACACATCACCGTCGCTGTCGCGCCCGGGGTGGCCGACGAATTCCTCGCGCTGCTCGACGAATTCGACGCTCGCAGCCCGCTCACCTGA
- a CDS encoding RNA polymerase sigma factor, which produces MVVTGHSNRETKTSSTAAHAAVSRLVTDDRRHHRRQFERLYVAAITTHQGDAEAESTESTPAATDAPAKRTAKKAAKKTAARKAPAKKAPAKKATKKAAPKKAAKKAASAEGSGDDPNAEPDDPDSIDDIDGPDAELEDVEIDDDLEVDDDSEDESEDDDESEEATAPAAGGATPAAAKAASKDEAAAAKSGDFVWDEEESEALRQARKDAELTASADSVRAYLKQIGKVALLNAEEEVELAKRIEAGLFATERLRRIMDAGEKLSTAQKRDLNWISRDGNRAKNHLLEANLRLVVSLAKRYTGRGMAFLDLIQEGNLGLIRAVEKFDYTKGYKFSTYATWWIRQAITRAMADQARTIRIPVHMVEVINKLGRIQRELLQDLGREPTPEELAKEMDITPEKVLEIQQYAREPISLDQTIGDEGDSQLGDFIEDSEAVVAVDAVSFTLLQDQLQSVLETLSEREAGVVRLRFGLTDGQPRTLDEIGQVYGVTRERIRQIESKTMSKLRHPSRSQVLRDYLD; this is translated from the coding sequence ATGGTCGTCACCGGTCATTCCAACCGAGAAACCAAGACCTCGTCCACGGCGGCTCATGCTGCCGTGTCGCGTCTGGTGACAGACGACAGAAGACACCACAGAAGACAGTTCGAAAGGTTGTACGTGGCAGCCATCACGACCCACCAGGGTGATGCAGAGGCCGAGTCGACGGAGTCGACCCCAGCCGCGACCGACGCCCCGGCGAAGCGAACCGCCAAGAAGGCTGCGAAGAAGACCGCCGCCCGCAAGGCCCCCGCCAAGAAGGCCCCGGCGAAGAAGGCCACCAAGAAGGCGGCACCGAAGAAGGCCGCCAAGAAGGCCGCGTCCGCGGAGGGTTCCGGCGACGATCCGAACGCCGAGCCCGACGACCCGGACTCGATCGACGACATCGACGGTCCCGACGCCGAACTCGAGGACGTCGAGATCGACGACGACCTGGAGGTCGACGACGACTCCGAGGACGAGTCGGAGGACGACGACGAGTCCGAGGAGGCGACCGCGCCCGCCGCCGGCGGCGCAACCCCGGCCGCCGCGAAGGCCGCGTCCAAGGACGAGGCCGCCGCCGCGAAGTCCGGCGACTTCGTCTGGGACGAAGAGGAGTCCGAGGCGCTGCGTCAGGCCCGCAAGGACGCCGAGCTCACCGCCTCCGCCGACAGTGTCCGCGCGTACCTGAAGCAGATCGGCAAGGTCGCCCTCCTCAACGCCGAGGAAGAGGTCGAACTGGCCAAGCGCATCGAGGCCGGGCTGTTCGCCACCGAACGTCTTCGGCGCATCATGGATGCCGGCGAGAAGCTCAGCACCGCCCAGAAGCGTGACCTGAACTGGATCTCCCGCGACGGCAACCGCGCCAAGAACCACCTGCTCGAGGCGAACCTGCGCCTCGTCGTGTCGCTGGCCAAGCGCTACACGGGCCGCGGTATGGCGTTCCTGGATCTCATCCAGGAGGGCAACCTCGGTCTGATCCGCGCGGTCGAGAAGTTCGACTACACCAAGGGCTACAAGTTCTCGACATATGCCACCTGGTGGATCCGTCAGGCGATCACCCGCGCCATGGCCGACCAGGCCCGCACCATCCGTATCCCGGTGCACATGGTCGAGGTCATCAACAAGCTCGGTCGCATCCAGCGTGAACTCCTCCAGGACCTCGGCCGCGAGCCGACGCCGGAAGAACTCGCCAAGGAGATGGACATCACCCCGGAGAAGGTGCTGGAGATCCAGCAGTACGCCCGGGAACCCATCTCGCTGGACCAGACCATCGGCGATGAGGGCGACAGCCAGCTCGGCGACTTCATCGAGGACTCCGAAGCCGTCGTCGCGGTCGACGCGGTCAGCTTCACGCTGTTGCAGGATCAACTGCAGTCAGTGCTCGAGACCTTGTCCGAACGTGAGGCCGGCGTGGTCCGCCTCCGCTTCGGACTGACCGACGGCCAGCCCCGCACCCTCGACGAGATCGGGCAGGTCTACGGCGTGACCCGCGAGCGCATCCGTCAGATCGAGTCGAAGACGATGTCGAAGCTGCGCCACCCGTCGCGCTCCCAGGTCCTGCGTGACTATCTCGACTAG
- a CDS encoding DUF7455 domain-containing protein, protein MTDIATTAPIYLPLTAADRCDRCGAAAKVRAVLPKGGELLFCRHHFNEHEARLVELSATVVESAGELV, encoded by the coding sequence ATGACTGACATCGCCACCACAGCCCCGATCTACCTGCCGCTCACTGCCGCCGATCGCTGCGATCGCTGCGGCGCCGCAGCCAAGGTACGGGCCGTCCTGCCCAAGGGCGGCGAACTTCTCTTCTGCCGCCACCACTTCAACGAGCACGAGGCCCGCCTTGTCGAGTTGAGCGCCACCGTCGTCGAATCCGCCGGCGAGCTGGTCTGA
- a CDS encoding YihY/virulence factor BrkB family protein, with protein sequence MVAASPPAVPPGPVSTAVTAPIGDPLADVGAATEPLRAPLRSAPASGDVEVLRGAKGSTEPDAGSEKTGNDDPERTEAASGPGLPVLPNIHRVVWRTIVKSWDDGIIGWAAQAAFWQALSLPPLLLGLLGSVGYVAGWFGPDTVDVVYARIIDLAGRTFTPTVVDDLITPTVDSVLGRGRIGLMSVGFVISLWAGSSAVSCFIASIAHAHDQHEVRHPVWQRFFALFLYVGFLSVAVFLLPLVALGPNYLRAIVPESWGSFVTTLIDYGYFPFVAVLLLFVLTTLYHLALPNPLPWHRLIGGAIVAGVFFWVASYVLRIYLTKITEAGVSYGALATPIAFLLFTFSLGFGIVIGAEFNAAVQQFWPAKASTTTQVRHWVNSQTSDFTGQLRTLPDRLSSGPIRRQARHRDRG encoded by the coding sequence GTGGTTGCCGCGAGCCCGCCCGCCGTCCCGCCGGGTCCCGTGTCGACTGCGGTCACCGCGCCGATCGGCGACCCACTCGCCGATGTCGGGGCCGCGACCGAACCCCTGCGCGCGCCGCTGCGGTCCGCCCCGGCCTCCGGGGACGTCGAAGTCCTCCGCGGCGCGAAGGGGTCGACCGAACCGGACGCTGGGTCGGAGAAGACCGGGAACGACGATCCGGAACGAACCGAGGCGGCGTCCGGACCGGGCCTGCCGGTCCTGCCGAACATTCATCGCGTGGTCTGGCGCACGATCGTCAAGTCCTGGGACGACGGGATCATCGGCTGGGCCGCACAGGCCGCGTTCTGGCAGGCGCTGTCGCTGCCGCCGCTGCTGCTGGGTCTGCTCGGCTCGGTCGGTTACGTCGCCGGCTGGTTCGGCCCCGACACCGTCGACGTCGTCTACGCCCGCATCATCGACCTCGCCGGCCGGACCTTCACCCCCACGGTCGTCGACGACCTGATCACCCCGACGGTCGACAGCGTGCTCGGGCGCGGCCGGATCGGCCTCATGTCGGTCGGGTTCGTCATCTCATTGTGGGCGGGATCGTCGGCCGTCTCGTGCTTCATCGCCTCGATCGCGCACGCACACGACCAGCACGAGGTCCGACACCCGGTGTGGCAGCGGTTCTTCGCGCTGTTCCTCTACGTCGGCTTCCTGAGCGTCGCGGTGTTCCTGCTGCCCCTCGTCGCGCTCGGACCGAACTACCTGCGCGCGATCGTGCCGGAGTCGTGGGGATCGTTCGTCACCACCCTCATCGACTACGGCTACTTCCCGTTCGTCGCCGTCCTCCTGCTGTTCGTCCTGACGACGCTCTACCACCTCGCGCTGCCCAATCCCCTGCCGTGGCATCGGCTCATCGGCGGGGCGATCGTGGCCGGCGTGTTCTTCTGGGTCGCGAGCTACGTGCTGCGCATTTATCTGACCAAGATCACCGAGGCCGGGGTCTCCTACGGGGCGCTGGCCACACCGATCGCGTTCCTGCTCTTCACGTTTTCGCTGGGCTTCGGCATCGTGATCGGCGCCGAGTTCAACGCGGCCGTGCAACAATTCTGGCCCGCGAAGGCGTCGACCACCACGCAGGTCCGGCACTGGGTGAACTCCCAGACCTCCGACTTCACCGGCCAACTCCGGACCCTGCCCGACCGGCTGTCCTCCGGCCCGATCCGCCGGCAGGCGCGGCACCGCGACCGCGGCTGA
- the cei gene encoding envelope integrity protein Cei gives MVSKITVGYPTDEQGRPYRRRRYAPAIVTVVVLMVVGVVVWAVALGGGESESVPTACNQPTPPTSVEAGAPPPPAPPTLTVVGRDEMLGVAPAPLSTFGVRVLNASDERGAARTVSDDLTAQGFSPVPDTPYADDPVYPNRDLNCVAQIRFGPAGRAAAAATWLAFPCAQLVDDGRRGTAVDVALGVHHSGGEMSQDAQAALEALRSADPKNPASGVDPVLVEAVHSAPC, from the coding sequence GTGGTGTCGAAGATTACGGTCGGCTATCCGACCGACGAGCAGGGCCGACCCTACCGTCGGCGGCGCTACGCACCGGCGATCGTCACGGTCGTCGTCCTGATGGTCGTCGGCGTGGTGGTGTGGGCGGTTGCGCTGGGCGGCGGCGAGTCCGAATCCGTTCCGACAGCGTGCAATCAACCGACTCCGCCGACGTCGGTGGAAGCGGGCGCGCCACCTCCGCCGGCCCCGCCGACCCTCACCGTCGTCGGACGGGACGAGATGCTCGGAGTCGCTCCGGCCCCGCTGTCGACCTTCGGCGTCCGCGTCCTCAACGCCTCCGACGAACGAGGCGCGGCCCGCACGGTGTCCGACGACCTGACCGCGCAGGGGTTCAGCCCGGTGCCGGACACGCCGTACGCCGATGACCCGGTCTATCCCAACCGGGATCTCAACTGTGTCGCACAGATCCGGTTCGGGCCGGCCGGTCGCGCGGCGGCGGCGGCCACATGGCTGGCGTTCCCGTGCGCCCAGTTGGTCGACGACGGCCGGCGCGGCACGGCCGTCGACGTCGCACTCGGGGTCCACCACTCGGGTGGCGAGATGTCGCAGGACGCGCAGGCTGCCCTCGAGGCGCTGCGGTCGGCGGATCCGAAGAATCCGGCGAGTGGTGTCGACCCGGTCCTCGTCGAGGCCGTGCACTCCGCCCCCTGCTGA
- a CDS encoding DUF3093 domain-containing protein — protein MTADHSPERPGGPSDASPAPTGRNAGVTDSTADLFDERLYVPWWWWLAAVVLTGVVGYEIQLSARGSAWSIIGYVATGVLCVVMLWSMSRTRIRVTADRELHAHRAVLPRAVVARAATVPATAKSAALGRQLDPAAYLVHRSWVKTMVLIVLDDPDDPTPYWLVSTRRPAELLAALGVDDAAADRPAPTA, from the coding sequence GTGACCGCAGATCATTCGCCCGAGCGCCCCGGAGGACCCTCGGACGCCTCCCCCGCACCCACCGGGCGGAACGCCGGCGTCACCGACTCGACCGCCGATCTGTTCGACGAGCGCCTGTACGTGCCGTGGTGGTGGTGGTTGGCAGCCGTGGTCCTCACCGGCGTGGTGGGCTACGAGATCCAGCTGTCGGCGCGCGGGAGCGCCTGGAGCATCATCGGATACGTGGCCACCGGCGTGCTGTGCGTCGTGATGCTGTGGTCGATGAGCCGTACCCGCATCCGGGTGACCGCGGATCGGGAGCTGCATGCCCACCGTGCGGTCCTGCCGCGCGCCGTCGTCGCGCGGGCGGCGACGGTCCCGGCGACCGCGAAGAGCGCCGCACTCGGGCGGCAGCTCGACCCGGCGGCCTATCTCGTGCACCGCTCCTGGGTGAAGACGATGGTCCTCATCGTGCTCGACGACCCCGACGACCCGACACCGTATTGGCTGGTCTCGACACGTCGGCCCGCCGAACTCCTTGCGGCGCTGGGCGTCGACGACGCCGCGGCCGACCGTCCCGCACCCACCGCCTGA
- a CDS encoding sulfite exporter TauE/SafE family protein has translation MRTIVLIGLVGFAAQLVDGSLGMAYGVTTTTLLLAIGTNPAAASATVHLAEIGTTLVSGVSHWKFGNVDWRVVRRIAIPGAIGAFLGATILSSLSTETAAPVMAVILLLLGLYILVRFTFQGIPRHNLGKPLRKRFLSPLGFVAGFVDATGGGGWGPVGTPAILASGRLEPRKVIGSIDTSEFIIAVAASLGFLFSLGSQGINFAWVAAILVGGVIAAPIAAWLVRHIPPRLLGASVGGLIVLTNTRSLLKSDFIDAPGSVRNVFYIVIAIAWAAAFAYSLREYLRDRENESSDAVTHFREEQEEALVGAEGAERPGSEGTSTSDIPAADSAPEPDAGASGTHTPTRTS, from the coding sequence ATGAGAACGATTGTCCTGATCGGCCTCGTCGGCTTCGCTGCTCAGCTCGTCGACGGCAGTCTCGGCATGGCTTATGGCGTCACCACCACGACCCTCCTCCTCGCCATCGGCACCAACCCGGCTGCCGCCTCGGCCACCGTGCACCTGGCCGAGATCGGCACCACGCTGGTCTCCGGCGTCTCGCACTGGAAGTTCGGGAACGTCGACTGGCGCGTCGTGCGCCGTATCGCGATCCCGGGAGCCATCGGCGCCTTCCTCGGCGCCACGATCCTGTCGAGTCTCTCCACCGAGACCGCCGCGCCGGTCATGGCCGTGATCCTGCTGCTGCTCGGGCTCTACATCCTGGTGCGGTTCACCTTCCAGGGCATCCCCCGCCACAACCTCGGCAAGCCGCTGCGCAAGCGATTCCTCAGCCCGCTCGGATTCGTCGCCGGATTCGTCGACGCCACCGGTGGCGGCGGTTGGGGTCCGGTCGGCACCCCGGCCATCCTGGCCAGCGGCCGTCTCGAGCCCCGCAAGGTCATCGGTTCGATCGACACAAGCGAGTTCATCATCGCCGTCGCCGCGAGCCTCGGCTTCCTGTTCAGTCTCGGTTCGCAGGGAATCAACTTCGCATGGGTCGCCGCCATCCTCGTCGGCGGCGTGATCGCCGCACCGATCGCGGCGTGGCTCGTGCGTCACATCCCGCCGCGCCTGCTGGGCGCCTCGGTCGGCGGCCTGATCGTCCTCACGAACACCCGCAGCCTGCTGAAGAGCGACTTCATCGACGCCCCCGGCTCGGTGCGCAACGTCTTCTACATCGTGATCGCCATCGCCTGGGCCGCGGCGTTCGCCTACTCGCTCCGCGAGTACCTGCGCGACCGGGAGAACGAGTCCTCCGACGCGGTCACCCATTTCCGCGAGGAGCAGGAAGAGGCGCTCGTGGGCGCCGAGGGCGCGGAACGCCCCGGCTCCGAGGGAACGTCGACGTCGGACATCCCGGCCGCCGACTCCGCACCCGAACCCGATGCGGGTGCGAGCGGAACACACACCCCCACGCGGACGAGCTGA
- a CDS encoding DUF3039 domain-containing protein, with the protein MGTETIERPDLDEWSDTKTDERPDADATDRGDDDRPKFFHYVKKNKIAESAVMGNHVVALCGETFPVTRSAKPGSPVCPKCKKIYNKMRK; encoded by the coding sequence ATGGGAACCGAAACCATCGAACGCCCGGACCTCGACGAATGGTCCGACACCAAGACCGACGAGCGTCCCGATGCCGACGCGACCGACCGGGGTGACGACGACCGCCCCAAGTTCTTCCACTACGTGAAGAAGAACAAGATCGCCGAGAGTGCGGTCATGGGTAATCATGTCGTCGCCCTCTGCGGCGAGACCTTCCCGGTCACGCGGTCGGCCAAGCCCGGGTCGCCGGTCTGCCCGAAGTGCAAGAAGATCTACAACAAGATGCGCAAGTGA
- a CDS encoding DUF3099 domain-containing protein: protein MGESARGQHGRNSTSPHVDEHGHPASKRPGAEAYLITDAPDSLEAQHRARVRKYLFLMAFRVPALVIAGIAYGITGSGLLALAIVAISIPLPWAAVLIANDRPPRKRGEVPQYKYGADHHVVGPPALTDTGTDHQLSRTIDGQVVDPDDPRA from the coding sequence ATGGGTGAGTCCGCTCGCGGACAGCACGGCCGCAACAGCACGTCGCCGCACGTCGACGAGCACGGACATCCCGCGTCGAAACGTCCGGGCGCCGAGGCGTACCTGATCACCGACGCACCGGACTCGCTCGAGGCCCAGCACCGAGCGCGTGTGCGTAAGTATCTGTTCCTCATGGCTTTCCGCGTGCCGGCGCTCGTCATCGCCGGTATCGCCTACGGCATCACCGGGTCCGGACTACTGGCGCTGGCCATCGTCGCGATCTCCATCCCGCTGCCATGGGCGGCGGTCCTGATCGCCAACGACCGTCCGCCGCGCAAGCGCGGCGAGGTCCCCCAGTACAAGTACGGCGCCGACCATCACGTCGTCGGACCCCCGGCACTGACCGATACCGGCACCGACCACCAGCTGTCGCGCACCATCGACGGGCAGGTCGTCGATCCCGACGACCCCCGCGCCTGA
- the dut gene encoding dUTP diphosphatase, translated as MASDLPPAHPADPAPIALRRLDPDLPLPTRAHPGDAGVDLYSTIDLELPAGRRQLVGTGIAVALPIGTVGLIHPRSGLAARAGLSVVNTPGTIDAGYRGEIKVCLINHDPEQTISISRGDRIAQLIVQRVELPDFVEVDELDDTARGDGGYGSSGGSAILA; from the coding sequence GTGGCCTCAGATCTCCCCCCTGCGCACCCCGCTGACCCGGCGCCGATCGCGCTCCGACGCCTCGATCCCGACCTACCGCTGCCGACCAGGGCGCACCCCGGGGACGCGGGGGTCGATCTCTATTCGACGATCGATCTCGAACTGCCCGCCGGACGCCGTCAACTCGTCGGGACCGGGATCGCCGTGGCGTTGCCGATCGGCACCGTGGGGCTGATCCACCCGAGGTCGGGACTGGCCGCCCGGGCCGGCCTGTCGGTCGTGAACACCCCCGGCACCATCGACGCGGGCTATCGCGGGGAGATCAAGGTCTGTCTGATCAACCACGATCCGGAGCAGACGATCTCCATCTCGCGGGGAGACCGCATAGCCCAGCTGATCGTGCAGCGCGTCGAGCTGCCCGACTTCGTCGAGGTCGACGAACTCGACGACACCGCACGCGGCGACGGCGGGTACGGATCGAGCGGGGGATCGGCGATTCTCGCCTGA
- a CDS encoding DUF4193 domain-containing protein, with product MATDYDAPRRTETEDLNEDSLEELKARRSEAQSSAVDVDESDTAESFELPGADLSGEELSVRVIPKQADEFTCTSCFLVYHRSRLAEENGSSLICVDCA from the coding sequence ATGGCTACAGATTACGACGCGCCACGACGGACGGAGACCGAGGACCTCAACGAGGACTCGCTCGAAGAACTGAAGGCTCGACGCAGCGAGGCGCAGTCCTCGGCAGTGGATGTCGACGAGAGTGATACCGCGGAGTCCTTCGAACTCCCGGGCGCCGATCTCTCGGGCGAGGAACTGTCCGTGCGTGTCATCCCCAAGCAGGCCGACGAGTTCACCTGTACCAGCTGCTTTCTCGTCTACCACCGCAGCCGGTTGGCCGAGGAGAACGGAAGCTCGCTCATCTGCGTCGACTGCGCGTGA
- a CDS encoding DEAD/DEAH box helicase: MTSAEPSGSTAGPKLQLRAWQRRALTKYLTQKPKDFLAVATPGAGKTTFGLRIARELLDDRTVDKITVVAPTEHLKHQWAEAAARVGIALDSRFTNAAGQTSSDFHGVVVTYAQVAAHPARHRVRTENYRTLVILDEIHHGGDAKSWGEAIREAFDDAERRLLLTGTPFRSDDSPIPFVTYEPEAGGHQRSKADHTYGYADALKDGVVRPVVFLAYSGEASWRDSAGEEYTARLGEPLSAEHTTRAWRTALDAHGDWIPAVLTAAHTRLGQLRATGTPDAGGLVIATDQTAARDYAELLTAITGKPPTLVLSDDPKSSSRIGQFAASTDEWMVAVRMVSEGVDVPRLAVGVYATSSSTPLFFAQAIGRFVRSRRPGETASVFLPSVPVLLDLASQMEVERDHVLGKPHRESDGLDDQLLIDANKQEDEPGEDEPKFQSLHADAELDQVIFDGTSFGTATFAGSDEESDYLGLPGLLDADQVRALLRKRQEEQVTARTVASSSESSAAEPPTPGRPAGTTGENLHALRKELNTLVAMHHHRTGKPHGMVHNELRTRLGGPPTAMATADQLKERIAALREWR, translated from the coding sequence GTGACGTCAGCCGAACCCTCCGGATCCACCGCCGGCCCGAAACTCCAGCTCCGCGCTTGGCAGCGTCGTGCGCTGACCAAGTACCTGACGCAGAAGCCGAAGGACTTCCTCGCCGTGGCGACGCCGGGCGCCGGCAAGACGACGTTCGGCCTGCGTATCGCCCGCGAACTCCTCGATGACCGCACCGTCGACAAGATCACCGTGGTCGCCCCGACCGAACACCTGAAGCACCAGTGGGCCGAGGCCGCCGCGCGGGTCGGGATCGCGCTCGACTCGCGGTTCACCAACGCCGCCGGACAGACCAGCTCGGACTTCCACGGCGTCGTCGTCACCTATGCACAGGTGGCCGCCCATCCGGCCCGGCACCGGGTGCGCACCGAGAACTACCGCACCCTGGTAATCCTCGACGAGATCCACCACGGTGGCGATGCCAAGTCGTGGGGCGAGGCGATCCGGGAGGCCTTCGACGACGCCGAGCGCCGGCTCCTGCTGACCGGTACACCCTTCCGCTCCGACGACTCGCCGATCCCGTTCGTCACCTACGAACCGGAGGCCGGCGGGCATCAGCGCTCCAAGGCCGACCACACCTACGGCTACGCCGACGCACTGAAGGACGGCGTCGTCCGTCCGGTCGTGTTCCTCGCCTACTCCGGTGAGGCCAGCTGGCGCGACAGCGCGGGCGAGGAGTACACCGCCCGGCTGGGCGAACCGCTCTCCGCGGAGCACACCACCCGCGCCTGGCGTACCGCGCTGGACGCCCACGGCGACTGGATTCCGGCGGTCCTCACCGCCGCACACACGCGGCTGGGACAGCTCCGTGCGACCGGCACACCGGATGCGGGCGGGCTGGTCATCGCCACCGATCAGACCGCGGCCCGCGACTACGCCGAACTGCTCACCGCCATCACCGGCAAGCCGCCGACGCTGGTGCTCTCCGACGACCCGAAGTCGTCGTCGAGGATCGGCCAGTTCGCCGCGTCCACGGACGAGTGGATGGTGGCGGTCCGCATGGTGTCCGAGGGTGTCGACGTCCCCCGCCTGGCCGTGGGTGTGTACGCCACCAGCTCGTCGACGCCGCTGTTCTTCGCCCAGGCCATCGGACGATTCGTGCGATCGCGTCGTCCGGGTGAGACCGCGAGCGTCTTCCTGCCGTCGGTCCCGGTGCTGCTCGACCTCGCCAGCCAGATGGAGGTCGAGCGCGATCACGTGCTCGGCAAGCCGCACCGCGAGAGCGACGGCCTCGACGACCAATTGCTGATCGACGCCAACAAGCAGGAGGACGAGCCGGGGGAGGACGAGCCGAAGTTCCAGTCGCTGCATGCCGACGCCGAACTCGATCAGGTCATCTTCGACGGCACCTCGTTCGGCACGGCCACGTTCGCCGGTAGCGACGAGGAGTCGGACTATCTGGGGTTGCCCGGGCTGCTCGATGCCGACCAGGTGCGTGCCCTCCTGCGCAAACGCCAGGAGGAACAGGTCACGGCGCGAACGGTCGCGTCGTCCTCGGAGTCGTCGGCTGCCGAGCCGCCCACTCCCGGCCGGCCGGCGGGAACCACCGGCGAGAATTTGCACGCCCTGCGCAAGGAACTGAATACGCTCGTCGCGATGCATCATCACCGCACGGGCAAACCACACGGCATGGTGCACAACGAGTTGCGGACTCGGCTGGGCGGGCCCCCGACCGCCATGGCGACCGCCGATCAGCTGAAGGAACGGATCGCCGCACTGCGCGAGTGGCGCTGA
- the ppgK gene encoding polyphosphate--glucose phosphotransferase — translation MTDTSVPGSSDSDVAGPDDPTPPTNLGFGVDVGGSGIKGGIVDLDTGELVGERFKVLTPQPATPEAVARGVAEVVAHFDWTGPVGVTLPGVVTDGIMRTAANIDKAWIGTDVYDLFSGYLGGRQVSVLNDADAAGMAEDAYGAGKGVAGVVMLLTFGTGIGSAILINGTLVPNTELGHLQVGKKEAEHQASSRVREEKGWSYEKWTEKVSEVLETYEALFWPNLFIAGGGISRKSDKWIPLLTNKTPVVPATLLNTAGIVGAAMAVSQGLKT, via the coding sequence ATGACCGACACGTCCGTCCCCGGATCGTCCGACTCCGATGTCGCCGGCCCCGATGATCCAACACCTCCGACGAACCTCGGTTTCGGGGTCGACGTCGGCGGTTCCGGGATCAAGGGCGGCATCGTCGATCTCGACACCGGTGAACTCGTCGGCGAACGGTTCAAGGTGCTCACCCCGCAGCCCGCGACACCCGAGGCCGTGGCCCGGGGCGTCGCCGAGGTGGTCGCGCATTTCGACTGGACCGGCCCGGTGGGTGTCACCCTCCCCGGGGTCGTGACCGACGGGATCATGCGCACGGCGGCGAACATCGACAAGGCCTGGATCGGCACCGACGTCTACGACCTCTTCAGCGGATACCTCGGCGGTAGGCAGGTGTCGGTCCTCAACGACGCCGATGCCGCGGGTATGGCCGAGGACGCGTACGGCGCGGGCAAGGGCGTCGCGGGGGTCGTGATGCTGCTGACGTTCGGAACCGGTATCGGGTCGGCGATCCTGATCAACGGCACCCTCGTGCCCAACACCGAGCTCGGTCACCTACAGGTCGGCAAGAAGGAAGCCGAGCACCAGGCGTCTTCGCGTGTCCGCGAGGAGAAGGGCTGGTCGTACGAGAAGTGGACCGAGAAGGTCTCCGAGGTCCTCGAGACCTACGAGGCGCTGTTCTGGCCGAATCTCTTCATCGCCGGCGGCGGTATCAGCCGCAAGTCCGACAAGTGGATTCCGCTGCTGACCAACAAGACGCCCGTGGTACCGGCGACGCTGTTGAACACCGCCGGCATCGTCGGTGCGGCCATGGCAGTGTCCCAGGGACTGAAGACGTGA